In Flammeovirgaceae bacterium 311, one DNA window encodes the following:
- a CDS encoding 5-methylcytosine-specific restriction enzyme B (COG1401 GTPase subunit of restriction endonuclease) — translation MSIPSNISKEHLLKAIQKIEKEGIPAGGDSRYYDVVFNGQRFPPKLVVAYANSFVNGEELDRNSFRGGKDTECFKLLEENGFTIQPKMEQENFYELLVKFLDQAQTDELKTKSYLNEFRGLQVKVSFGQGNPARIPWIALLRNGQTVSNGIYPVYLYYKNQNVLILAYGISETHSPLINWNLDSSTQTINEAFQEQFQTKPERYGSSYVYQVYPLDSNSGDFGLNEEKANKDLNRLIDIYNQLPLNSENESLIQEVKSNGKPQKKQLPFDHSVFRMHTEAANLKFSESLIIRFISALCTKPFVILTGLAGSGKTKLAQSFSQWICEDESQLCVVAVGADWTNRDPLLGYPNALEANRYFKPENKALTLLIEAAKPENAHKPYFLILDEMNLSHVERYFADFLSVMESEGTISLHSGVDHWDGVPSAVKLSRNLFIIGTVNVDETTYMFSPKVLDRANVIEFRVTQEEMAAFLFNPVKADLSKLTGAGASMASDFIAKATTSIAGSSPTQKMNGALLDFFMELKKAGAEFGYRSAAEINRFVKVASVFEPSWEEDAILDAAVIQKLLPKVHGSRRKLEPVLKALAGLCLIKKEEVGELLSKPENIRLDDKKMVRFPLSLEKIIRMHKAAVQDGFTSFAEA, via the coding sequence ATGTCCATACCTAGCAATATCTCTAAAGAACATTTATTAAAAGCAATTCAGAAAATTGAAAAAGAGGGAATACCTGCAGGAGGCGATTCAAGATATTATGATGTTGTCTTCAATGGACAGAGGTTCCCCCCCAAGCTAGTGGTTGCTTATGCTAATTCTTTTGTGAATGGCGAAGAACTTGATAGAAACTCTTTCCGAGGAGGAAAAGATACGGAATGTTTTAAGCTACTAGAAGAGAACGGTTTTACCATTCAACCAAAGATGGAGCAGGAGAACTTCTATGAGTTGCTTGTCAAGTTTCTTGATCAGGCTCAAACAGATGAGTTAAAGACGAAATCCTATCTGAATGAATTTAGAGGATTACAAGTAAAGGTTAGCTTTGGCCAAGGCAATCCAGCACGAATCCCATGGATTGCATTGTTGAGAAATGGGCAAACAGTCTCCAATGGCATTTATCCCGTCTATCTATACTACAAAAATCAAAATGTATTGATACTGGCTTATGGAATAAGCGAAACCCACTCACCACTAATCAATTGGAATCTCGACTCATCAACTCAAACTATCAATGAAGCCTTTCAGGAGCAATTTCAAACAAAACCTGAGAGGTACGGCAGCTCCTATGTCTATCAGGTTTATCCACTTGATTCGAATAGTGGAGACTTTGGCTTAAATGAAGAAAAGGCCAATAAAGATCTGAACAGATTGATTGATATTTATAACCAGCTACCCCTGAACTCGGAAAATGAGAGCCTGATTCAAGAGGTTAAAAGCAATGGGAAACCTCAAAAAAAACAACTCCCATTTGACCACAGTGTGTTTCGCATGCATACTGAGGCAGCTAACCTAAAGTTTAGCGAATCACTCATCATCAGGTTTATTTCTGCTCTGTGCACCAAGCCCTTTGTTATCCTAACGGGACTTGCTGGCTCTGGTAAAACGAAACTGGCTCAATCATTTTCTCAATGGATATGTGAGGATGAGAGTCAGTTATGCGTTGTTGCTGTTGGTGCTGACTGGACAAACCGTGACCCATTACTTGGCTACCCCAATGCTTTAGAAGCTAATCGTTATTTCAAGCCTGAAAATAAAGCACTCACACTTCTAATAGAAGCAGCAAAACCTGAAAATGCTCATAAACCATATTTCTTGATTTTAGATGAAATGAACCTGAGCCATGTGGAGCGCTATTTTGCTGACTTTTTGAGTGTCATGGAATCTGAGGGCACGATTTCGCTGCATTCTGGTGTAGATCATTGGGATGGAGTACCCTCTGCCGTTAAACTCTCAAGAAACCTATTTATTATTGGCACAGTGAATGTGGATGAGACAACCTATATGTTTAGTCCCAAAGTACTCGATAGAGCCAATGTGATTGAATTTAGGGTAACACAAGAAGAAATGGCTGCATTCCTTTTTAATCCAGTCAAAGCAGATTTATCCAAATTAACAGGAGCTGGTGCCAGTATGGCTTCTGACTTTATAGCCAAAGCAACTACAAGCATTGCTGGCTCTAGTCCTACCCAAAAAATGAATGGTGCTTTGCTGGACTTCTTTATGGAACTAAAAAAAGCTGGAGCTGAGTTTGGCTACCGTTCTGCTGCTGAAATAAACCGCTTTGTAAAAGTAGCATCCGTTTTTGAGCCTTCATGGGAAGAAGATGCAATTCTAGATGCAGCCGTCATACAAAAGCTGTTGCCTAAAGTTCATGGCTCAAGGAGGAAATTAGAACCAGTATTAAAAGCACTTGCAGGTTTGTGCTTGATAAAGAAGGAGGAGGTTGGCGAACTCCTGAGTAAACCGGAAAACATCCGGTTAGATGATAAGAAAATGGTTAGATTTCCTCTCTCGCTAGAGAAAATTATCAGAATGCATAAAGCTGCAGTACAGGATGGTTTCACCAGTTTTGCAGAAGCTTAA
- a CDS encoding hypothetical protein (COG1700 Uncharacterized conserved protein), producing MANPEAKIEVPLADGKQVEFSVFSESGNPQSLCLISESEAAENGESTLQLMEGYAYEYKIEEGYKLLEVPKIVSISRANKSVGRITPNIYVGSLTLEILDNETAEKKGVFSLEVRSIKASYREDYRFMLADITEKCTDLLMQHHSPVTQNFTVDFNKDSETLYQRFAFVKSIIEASEFHEAVHRIQTAPVTKWTEREEETDIRRVRRIGNASMRQIASSPSRVELPQHHSLARKLSSVPAKLKVNSKHETVDTPENRFIKHVLITFFQFCTDISNQLDKRSRTFKEALQLQEVLESMLNHSVFKEVAPPASLVLNSPVLQRKEGYREVLRAWLMFDLAAKLVWQGGEDVYRAGKRDVAVLYEYWLFFTLLDVFKEIFNIEPTVTEKLIEPTSEGLGLKLKSGKFTPLKGVYDSGNRKLNIKFSYNRTFSGDKDYPLGGSWTKSMRPDYTLSIWPAEMKADEAESMELIVHIHFDAKYKVAGLYEIVGDEAEDADKEKEEQKQGNYKRADLLKMHAYRDAIRRTGGAYILYPGYEPLQKSGFHELIPGLGAFPIRPSRSDNGTAELKSFIYEIIEHFLDRASQRERLSYRVFDIHKSKDKDTLSEPIPALYKEGRMLPPDDITVLVGFYKDHQHWEWIERTGLYNGRMSSNRGSLQLGPAEAGASFLLLHSSGKPITADLWRIMGRGPRIFPREDLIKKGYPNPSQEFYLVYEVEKLDPSEFANALWDIRKLNHFKSGRGSALPFAVTLTELMKSTV from the coding sequence TTGGCAAACCCAGAAGCAAAAATAGAGGTACCATTAGCTGATGGCAAACAAGTTGAGTTTTCTGTATTCTCTGAATCTGGAAACCCTCAATCATTGTGTTTAATTAGCGAATCTGAGGCAGCTGAAAACGGAGAATCCACGCTCCAGCTAATGGAAGGGTATGCTTATGAATACAAAATTGAAGAAGGATACAAGCTTCTTGAGGTGCCTAAGATTGTCAGTATATCTAGAGCAAATAAATCTGTAGGCCGCATCACCCCTAACATCTATGTCGGTTCTTTAACACTTGAAATTCTAGACAATGAAACAGCAGAAAAAAAGGGCGTGTTTTCTCTTGAAGTACGGTCCATAAAAGCTTCCTATAGAGAAGACTACCGCTTTATGTTAGCAGACATTACTGAAAAGTGTACAGATCTGTTGATGCAGCATCATTCACCGGTAACCCAAAATTTTACAGTTGATTTCAATAAAGATTCTGAAACCCTTTACCAGCGCTTTGCATTTGTAAAATCCATCATTGAAGCTTCGGAATTTCATGAAGCCGTACACAGAATACAAACTGCCCCTGTAACTAAATGGACTGAGAGAGAAGAAGAAACTGATATTAGGAGAGTCAGAAGAATTGGCAATGCCTCTATGAGGCAAATAGCTTCTAGCCCAAGCAGAGTTGAGCTACCTCAGCATCATTCTCTAGCAAGGAAGCTAAGTTCAGTTCCTGCAAAGCTGAAAGTGAACAGCAAGCACGAAACCGTAGATACCCCAGAAAATAGATTCATTAAGCATGTACTGATCACTTTCTTTCAATTTTGTACTGATATAAGTAATCAGTTAGATAAAAGGAGCCGAACCTTCAAAGAAGCGCTACAGCTTCAAGAGGTTTTGGAGAGCATGCTGAATCATTCAGTCTTTAAAGAAGTCGCACCCCCTGCAAGTTTGGTTTTGAACAGTCCTGTGCTTCAACGGAAAGAAGGTTACCGAGAGGTCCTTCGAGCCTGGTTAATGTTTGACTTAGCTGCCAAACTAGTATGGCAAGGAGGGGAAGATGTTTATCGAGCAGGCAAAAGGGATGTAGCGGTTTTGTACGAATATTGGCTTTTTTTTACCCTCTTAGATGTTTTTAAAGAGATTTTTAATATTGAACCTACAGTCACTGAAAAGCTAATTGAGCCAACATCAGAAGGATTAGGCTTAAAGTTAAAATCAGGAAAATTCACACCACTCAAAGGTGTTTACGATTCCGGCAATAGAAAGCTTAACATAAAATTCAGCTACAATCGCACCTTCTCTGGTGATAAAGACTATCCTTTAGGTGGCAGCTGGACAAAGAGTATGCGCCCGGACTATACTTTAAGTATATGGCCTGCTGAAATGAAAGCTGATGAGGCTGAATCAATGGAGTTAATTGTCCACATTCATTTTGATGCTAAATATAAAGTAGCAGGCCTATATGAAATAGTTGGTGACGAAGCTGAAGATGCTGATAAAGAGAAGGAAGAACAAAAGCAAGGAAACTATAAGCGTGCAGATCTTTTAAAAATGCATGCCTATAGAGATGCCATCAGAAGAACAGGCGGAGCTTACATTCTCTACCCTGGGTATGAGCCACTTCAAAAATCTGGATTCCATGAATTAATTCCAGGTCTTGGCGCCTTTCCTATTCGACCGTCAAGGAGCGATAATGGCACAGCTGAGTTGAAGTCTTTTATTTATGAGATTATCGAGCACTTCCTTGATAGAGCATCTCAGCGAGAGCGTCTTTCTTACAGGGTTTTTGATATTCATAAAAGTAAAGATAAGGATACGCTTAGCGAGCCGATACCAGCATTGTATAAAGAGGGTAGGATGCTCCCTCCTGATGATATTACTGTGTTAGTTGGCTTTTATAAAGACCATCAGCACTGGGAATGGATTGAGCGCACTGGCTTGTACAATGGAAGGATGAGTAGCAACAGGGGCTCTTTACAGTTAGGGCCAGCCGAAGCTGGTGCTTCTTTCCTACTGCTTCATTCAAGCGGCAAACCAATTACAGCCGATCTTTGGCGCATAATGGGGAGAGGGCCTCGCATATTTCCAAGAGAAGATTTGATCAAAAAAGGATATCCGAACCCTTCTCAAGAATTCTACCTCGTATATGAAGTCGAGAAATTAGATCCTTCAGAGTTTGCGAATGCCTTGTGGGATATCAGAAAACTCAACCATTTTAAAAGTGGCAGAGGTTCGGCTCTGCCCTTTGCCGTAACACTTACGGAGCTAATGAAAAGTACTGTGTGA
- a CDS encoding N-6 DNA methylase (COG0827 Adenine-specific DNA methylase), with protein sequence MVDSIKPSFVLDFNNDVELEQNEKVKAYLTIGIEKGVHKKYKTIRRKKWYKIPSIGSPTDGFFFRRSDQYPKIIKNEAQVLSTDSAYILSMQTGYNIESLVYSFYNSVTLAFAELYGRYYGGGVLELTPNEFRKLPVPYMNLSVEDFSSFALMFKNKASINEVCAKNDYSILTSSILNIDNEVIDKVSQIRKKLIMRRIKKEGSC encoded by the coding sequence TTGGTGGATAGCATAAAACCTTCATTTGTTCTGGATTTTAATAATGATGTAGAACTTGAGCAAAATGAAAAAGTAAAAGCCTACTTAACAATTGGCATTGAGAAGGGAGTTCACAAAAAGTATAAAACCATACGAAGAAAAAAATGGTATAAAATTCCGAGTATAGGCTCACCAACAGATGGGTTTTTTTTTAGGAGAAGTGATCAATACCCTAAAATCATAAAAAATGAGGCGCAAGTATTGTCTACTGATAGTGCATATATCCTTTCGATGCAGACAGGTTACAATATAGAGTCACTGGTTTATTCTTTTTATAATTCTGTTACGCTGGCTTTTGCGGAATTGTATGGCAGGTACTATGGAGGCGGTGTTTTAGAGCTTACCCCAAACGAATTCAGAAAACTCCCAGTGCCTTATATGAATTTATCAGTAGAGGATTTTAGCTCCTTTGCATTAATGTTTAAAAATAAGGCTTCAATTAATGAGGTGTGTGCTAAAAATGATTATAGTATTTTGACTTCTAGTATTTTGAACATTGACAATGAAGTGATTGACAAGGTAAGCCAGATTCGGAAAAAACTGATTATGCGGAGGATTAAGAAGGAAGGTTCTTGCTAA
- a CDS encoding DNA replication protein (COG1484 DNA replication protein), protein MNPIETQLNSLRLYGMSRHWQGLLETRRSHELTLTEGLQLLLQAEDDYRSDKRFERLQKNARFRYQASIEELNLEASRGLDKGLISSLATGEYLSKGESVLISGATGCGKSFLASALGHQACAQGYRVAYYNVQKLLLRSKMSRLDGTIYKFMEKLSKTDLLILDDFGLTHLEQQQRLDLMEIIEDRHGKASTVIASQLPVASWYDVIGEDTIADAILDRLVHGSYRIELKGESLRKKR, encoded by the coding sequence ATGAACCCAATCGAAACACAACTCAATTCCTTGCGCCTCTACGGTATGAGCCGCCATTGGCAGGGCCTCTTGGAGACCAGGAGAAGCCATGAGCTCACTCTTACTGAAGGCCTGCAACTACTACTGCAGGCAGAAGATGATTACCGCTCTGATAAACGTTTTGAACGCCTGCAGAAGAATGCCCGCTTCCGTTATCAAGCATCCATAGAAGAACTGAACCTGGAGGCATCCAGAGGCCTGGACAAAGGCCTGATCAGCAGCCTGGCTACAGGAGAGTATCTCTCTAAAGGAGAGTCAGTGCTTATCAGCGGCGCAACTGGATGCGGCAAAAGCTTCCTGGCTTCTGCACTGGGACATCAGGCCTGCGCCCAAGGATACAGAGTAGCCTATTACAACGTGCAGAAACTGCTGCTTAGAAGTAAAATGTCCAGGCTGGACGGTACCATCTATAAGTTCATGGAGAAGCTCTCCAAAACAGATCTGCTGATCCTGGATGACTTTGGTCTTACCCACCTGGAGCAACAGCAGCGACTAGACCTGATGGAAATAATCGAAGACAGGCATGGAAAAGCTTCCACTGTTATTGCCAGTCAGCTGCCGGTGGCCAGTTGGTATGATGTCATCGGAGAAGATACCATTGCAGATGCGATTCTGGACCGCCTGGTTCATGGCTCCTACAGAATCGAGCTGAAAGGTGAGAGTTTAAGAAAAAAACGGTAA
- a CDS encoding transposase (COG4584 Transposase and inactivated derivatives), whose amino-acid sequence MSQIKQLLLLHQKGKAKKYIARSLGISKNTVKAYLSKLSLMECSVEDLLVLEDPLLEARFHAGNPAYKEDRFLHLKSRLDYFSRELKREGVNKLLLWQEYKQDYPKGYSYTQFCFHLSQQLVARRPSMVLEHKPSEKLFIDFAGKKLFYVDRETGEVIYCQVFVACLPYSDYSFAMAVRSQSIIDFLYALDCCLQELGGVPQVLVPDNLKAAVVKTSRYEPDINRALEDFANHYSTTVIPARAGKPKDKALVENQVKLIYSRVYAKLRNQQFFDLVSLNVAIKEKVREHNQTRMQQKPYCREERFLAKEKHLLGPLPDTAFELKQYRELKVAQNNHIYLSEDKHYYSVPYTYIGTRVKVIYTRSMVYVYGQGKQIAVHERKQRMGAYSTHREHLCSHHRHYLERSPQYYLQKAKESSDELHQLLELVFQQDRYPEQLYRSCDGLMRLQRNSDAAAFARACQMAIAYQSYSYKFVRNLLENKMVELQLESAKEQALPPHKNIRGKEYFKQA is encoded by the coding sequence ATGAGCCAGATCAAACAACTGCTGCTCCTGCATCAAAAAGGAAAAGCAAAGAAGTACATCGCCCGCAGCCTGGGCATCAGCAAAAACACAGTCAAGGCATATCTTTCCAAGCTCTCGCTGATGGAGTGTTCGGTAGAAGATCTTCTAGTGCTAGAAGATCCGCTGCTGGAAGCCAGATTCCATGCGGGTAATCCTGCCTATAAAGAAGACAGATTCCTGCATCTGAAAAGCAGGTTGGATTACTTTTCAAGAGAGCTAAAACGAGAGGGAGTAAATAAGCTCCTGCTCTGGCAGGAGTATAAGCAGGATTATCCCAAAGGCTACAGCTATACCCAGTTTTGCTTTCATTTATCTCAACAGCTGGTTGCACGCAGGCCTTCCATGGTGCTGGAGCATAAACCGTCAGAGAAGCTTTTCATTGATTTTGCCGGTAAAAAACTCTTCTATGTGGACCGGGAGACAGGAGAAGTGATTTACTGCCAGGTGTTTGTCGCCTGTCTTCCCTACTCGGACTACAGCTTTGCCATGGCTGTCAGGAGTCAAAGTATAATAGACTTCCTCTATGCCCTTGACTGCTGTTTGCAGGAGTTGGGAGGTGTGCCACAGGTACTGGTGCCGGATAATCTAAAGGCTGCTGTAGTAAAAACCAGCCGCTATGAACCTGACATCAACAGAGCTTTAGAGGACTTTGCCAACCACTACAGCACCACTGTTATTCCGGCACGAGCCGGTAAGCCAAAGGACAAAGCACTGGTAGAAAATCAGGTAAAGCTTATCTACAGCCGGGTGTATGCTAAGCTGCGTAACCAGCAGTTCTTTGATCTGGTCTCGCTAAATGTTGCCATCAAAGAGAAGGTGCGGGAGCATAACCAGACACGCATGCAACAGAAGCCTTATTGCCGGGAGGAAAGATTCTTGGCCAAGGAAAAACACCTGCTGGGCCCACTGCCAGATACTGCCTTTGAGCTCAAGCAGTACCGGGAGCTGAAGGTGGCCCAGAATAACCACATCTATCTCTCTGAAGATAAGCACTACTACAGTGTTCCCTACACCTACATCGGCACCAGAGTAAAGGTGATCTACACCCGCTCTATGGTCTATGTCTATGGCCAAGGCAAGCAGATTGCTGTTCATGAACGCAAGCAGCGTATGGGGGCCTACAGTACCCACAGGGAACACCTCTGCTCACATCATCGCCACTACCTGGAACGAAGCCCGCAGTATTACCTACAGAAGGCTAAGGAGAGCTCTGATGAGCTGCACCAGCTGCTGGAGCTGGTATTCCAGCAAGACCGATATCCAGAGCAACTCTACCGCAGCTGTGATGGCTTAATGCGACTGCAGCGCAACTCGGATGCTGCCGCCTTTGCCAGGGCCTGCCAGATGGCTATAGCATACCAGAGCTACTCCTACAAGTTTGTCCGCAACCTGCTGGAAAATAAAATGGTGGAGCTGCAGCTGGAATCTGCTAAGGAACAAGCCCTACCCCCTCACAAGAATATCCGGGGCAAAGAATACTTCAAACAAGCCTAA